From Streptomyces sp. NBC_01754, a single genomic window includes:
- a CDS encoding SRPBCC family protein — MDWTHYRFTSVWDLPAAPGAVFAVLEHADDYPRWWPQVRSVTRVDDTTATACFRSFLPYTLAVTLRQRSRDPASRILEATLSGDLDGWVRWTVTPRGGGSRIVYRQEVDVRAAPLRRFAVPGRPLFRANHTLMMRSGRRGLAAWLRTV; from the coding sequence ATGGACTGGACCCACTACCGCTTCACCAGTGTCTGGGACCTGCCTGCCGCCCCGGGCGCCGTCTTCGCCGTGCTCGAACACGCCGACGACTACCCCCGCTGGTGGCCCCAGGTCCGCTCGGTCACCCGCGTCGACGACACCACCGCGACGGCGTGCTTCCGCTCCTTCCTGCCGTACACCCTGGCTGTGACCCTCCGTCAGCGCAGCCGTGACCCGGCCTCCCGGATCCTCGAAGCCACCCTGAGCGGCGACCTCGACGGCTGGGTCCGCTGGACCGTCACCCCGCGCGGCGGCGGCAGCCGGATCGTCTACCGGCAGGAGGTCGACGTGCGCGCCGCGCCGCTGCGGCGGTTCGCCGTGCCCGGGCGTCCCCTCTTCCGTGCCAACCACACGCTGATGATGCGTTCCGGGCGGCGGGGGCTGGCCGCATGGCTCCGAACGGTTTGA
- the thrS gene encoding threonine--tRNA ligase, whose translation MSDVRVIIQRDSEREEHVVTTGTTAAELFPGQRTVVAARVDGELRDLAYALRDGEVVEPVEITSEDGLNILRHSTAHVMAQAVQELFPEAKLGIGPPVKDGFYYDFDVEKPFTPEDLKAVEKKMQEIQKRGQRFSRRVVTDEAAREELADEPYKLELIGLKGSASSEDGADVEVGGGELTVYDNLDPKTGDLCWKDLCRGPHLPTTRLIPAFKLMRNAAAYWRGSEKNPMLQRIYGTAWPTKDQLKAHLEFLVEAEKRDHRKLGAELDLFSFPEELGPGLAVFHPKGGIIRKEMENYSRRRHEQADYEFVNTPHISKEHLFEISGHLPHYAEGMFPPIEFDGQNYRLKAMNCPMHNLIFKSRGRSYRELPLRLFEFGTVYRYEKSGVVHGLTRSRGFTQDDAHIYCTKDQMPQELDGLLTFVLDLLRDYGLDEFELELSTRDDSDKFIGTGEDWAEATEALRQAAEKQGLPLIPDPGGAAYYGPKISVQARDAIGRSWQMSTIQVDFNQPKRFGLEYTAADGSRQQPVMLHRALFGSIERFFGVLLEHYAGAMPPWLAPVQAVGIPVGDAHVPYLEEFAAEARKKGLRVEVDASSDRMQKKIRNHQKAKVPFMVIVGDDDMNAGTVSFRHRDGSQENGIPRDEAIAKVVDLVERRVQV comes from the coding sequence GTGTCAGACGTCCGTGTGATCATCCAACGCGATTCCGAGCGGGAAGAGCACGTGGTGACGACGGGCACGACGGCCGCCGAGCTCTTCCCCGGACAGCGCACCGTCGTCGCCGCCCGGGTCGACGGCGAGCTGCGCGACCTCGCGTACGCGCTGCGGGACGGCGAGGTCGTCGAGCCGGTCGAGATCACCTCCGAGGACGGGCTGAACATCCTGCGCCACTCCACCGCGCATGTGATGGCCCAGGCCGTTCAGGAGCTCTTCCCCGAGGCCAAGCTGGGCATCGGCCCGCCGGTCAAGGACGGCTTCTACTACGACTTCGACGTGGAGAAGCCCTTCACGCCCGAAGACCTCAAGGCCGTCGAGAAGAAGATGCAGGAGATCCAGAAGCGCGGCCAGCGGTTCTCGCGCCGCGTCGTCACCGACGAGGCCGCCCGCGAGGAGCTCGCCGACGAGCCGTACAAGCTGGAGCTCATCGGGCTCAAGGGCTCCGCGTCCTCGGAGGACGGCGCGGACGTCGAGGTGGGCGGCGGCGAGCTGACCGTCTACGACAACCTCGACCCCAAGACCGGAGACCTCTGCTGGAAGGACCTCTGCCGGGGCCCACACCTGCCCACCACCCGCCTCATCCCCGCGTTCAAGCTGATGCGGAACGCGGCGGCGTACTGGCGGGGCAGCGAGAAGAACCCGATGCTCCAGCGGATCTACGGCACCGCCTGGCCCACCAAGGACCAGCTCAAGGCGCACCTGGAGTTCCTGGTCGAGGCCGAGAAGCGTGACCACCGCAAGCTCGGCGCGGAGCTGGACCTCTTCTCCTTCCCCGAGGAGCTGGGCCCTGGCCTCGCCGTCTTCCATCCCAAGGGCGGGATCATCCGCAAGGAGATGGAGAACTACTCCCGCAGGCGCCACGAGCAGGCCGACTACGAGTTCGTGAACACCCCGCACATCTCGAAGGAACACCTCTTCGAGATCTCCGGGCACCTTCCGCACTACGCGGAGGGCATGTTCCCGCCGATCGAGTTCGACGGGCAGAACTACCGCCTCAAGGCGATGAACTGCCCGATGCACAACCTGATCTTCAAGTCGCGCGGGCGTTCGTACCGCGAGCTGCCGCTGCGCCTCTTCGAGTTCGGCACGGTCTACCGCTACGAGAAGTCCGGTGTCGTCCACGGCCTGACCCGCTCGCGCGGCTTCACCCAGGACGACGCGCACATCTACTGCACCAAGGACCAGATGCCGCAGGAGCTGGACGGGCTGTTGACGTTCGTCCTCGACCTGCTGCGTGACTACGGTCTCGACGAGTTCGAGCTGGAGCTCTCCACACGGGACGATTCGGACAAGTTCATCGGCACGGGCGAGGACTGGGCCGAGGCGACCGAGGCGCTGCGCCAGGCCGCCGAGAAGCAGGGGCTGCCCCTCATCCCCGACCCCGGAGGCGCCGCGTACTACGGGCCGAAGATCTCCGTCCAGGCCCGGGACGCGATCGGCCGGTCCTGGCAGATGTCGACGATCCAGGTCGACTTCAACCAGCCCAAGCGCTTCGGACTCGAGTACACCGCCGCCGACGGCTCCCGCCAGCAGCCCGTCATGCTGCACCGGGCGCTCTTCGGCTCGATCGAGCGCTTCTTCGGAGTGCTGCTGGAGCACTACGCGGGTGCGATGCCGCCCTGGCTCGCTCCGGTGCAGGCGGTGGGGATCCCGGTGGGCGACGCGCACGTCCCCTACCTGGAGGAGTTCGCCGCCGAGGCGCGGAAGAAGGGCCTGCGGGTCGAGGTGGACGCCTCCTCGGACCGGATGCAGAAGAAGATCAGGAACCACCAGAAGGCCAAGGTCCCCTTCATGGTCATCGTCGGTGACGACGACATGAACGCGGGCACGGTGTCCTTCCGCCACCGTGACGGGTCGCAGGAGAACGGCATCCCCCGGGACGAGGCGATCGCCAAGGTCGTGGACCTGGTGGAGCGTCGCGTCCAGGTGTGA
- a CDS encoding SsgA family sporulation/cell division regulator, which translates to MNTTVSCELHLRLVVSSESSLPVPAGLRYDTADPYAVHATFHTGAEETVEWVFARDLLAEGLHRPTGTGDVRVWPSRSHGQGVVCIALSSPEGEALLEAPARALESFLKRTDAAVPPGTEHRHFDLDTELSHILAES; encoded by the coding sequence ATGAACACCACGGTCAGCTGCGAGCTGCACCTGCGCCTCGTTGTGTCGAGCGAGTCCTCACTGCCTGTACCCGCGGGCCTGCGGTATGACACGGCCGATCCCTATGCCGTGCACGCCACCTTCCACACCGGAGCGGAGGAGACGGTCGAGTGGGTTTTCGCCCGTGACCTCCTCGCCGAGGGGCTGCACCGGCCCACCGGCACCGGAGACGTCCGCGTCTGGCCATCACGGAGCCACGGTCAGGGCGTCGTCTGCATCGCGCTGAGCTCCCCGGAGGGAGAAGCACTTCTCGAAGCCCCGGCACGGGCCCTGGAGTCGTTCCTGAAGAGGACCGACGCCGCGGTCCCGCCCGGTACCGAGCACCGTCACTTCGACCTCGATACGGAGCTCTCGCACATCCTGGCCGAGAGCTGA
- the pgsA gene encoding phosphatidylinositol phosphate synthase, with protein sequence MLNKYARAFFTRVLTPFAALLLRIGVSPDAVTLIGTAGVMAGALVFFPMGEFFWGTIVITVFVFSDLVDGNMARQAGISSRWGAFLDSTLDRVADGAIFAGFALWYAGRGDNDVLCAVAIFCLASGQVVSYTKARGESIGLPVAVNGLVERAERLVISLVAAGLAGLHAFGVPGIQVLLPIALWIVAAGSLVTLVQRVVTVRRESAEADAVAAEQGSEAAQ encoded by the coding sequence ATGCTGAACAAGTACGCGCGTGCATTTTTTACGCGTGTCCTCACACCGTTCGCCGCTCTGCTGCTCCGCATCGGCGTCAGCCCCGACGCGGTCACGCTCATCGGTACGGCCGGAGTGATGGCAGGAGCGCTGGTCTTCTTCCCGATGGGGGAGTTCTTCTGGGGCACCATCGTCATCACGGTCTTCGTCTTCTCCGACCTGGTCGACGGCAACATGGCCCGGCAGGCCGGGATCTCCAGCCGGTGGGGCGCGTTCCTGGACTCGACGCTCGACCGGGTCGCGGACGGGGCGATCTTCGCGGGCTTCGCGCTCTGGTACGCGGGCCGGGGCGACAACGACGTGCTGTGCGCGGTCGCGATCTTCTGTCTGGCCAGCGGCCAGGTGGTCTCGTACACGAAGGCCCGGGGTGAGTCGATCGGCCTGCCGGTCGCGGTTAACGGACTGGTGGAGCGCGCCGAGCGGCTGGTGATCTCGCTGGTGGCCGCCGGGCTCGCCGGACTGCACGCCTTCGGTGTGCCCGGTATCCAGGTCCTGCTGCCGATCGCCCTGTGGATCGTCGCGGCGGGCAGCCTGGTCACGCTGGTCCAGCGCGTGGTGACCGTGCGCAGGGAGTCGGCCGAGGCCGACGCCGTGGCGGCGGAGCAGGGGAGCGAGGCCGCGCAGTGA
- a CDS encoding phosphatidylinositol mannoside acyltransferase: protein MSDGGAGKRDRGAGDGGSGLKGRLTDGLYGLGWGAVKTLPEPAAKALFRTLADQVWKRRGKSVLRLESNLARVVPEADAARLAELSKAGMRSYMRYWMESFRLPTWSPERIRASMEVLDVHRLTEGLDTGRGVVLALPHLGNWDLAGAWVTTGLKVPFTTVAERLEPESLYDRFVAYRQGLGMEVLPHSGGAAFGTLARRLRSGGLVCLVADRDLSASGVEVEFFGDTARMPAGPALLAQQTGALLLPVTLWYDGTSVCRARVHPAVPVPESGTRAEKTSSMTQALADVFAAGIAEHPEDWHMLQRLWLSDLEPRGETP from the coding sequence GTGAGCGACGGCGGGGCGGGGAAGCGGGACCGCGGTGCCGGCGACGGCGGGTCCGGTCTGAAGGGCCGGCTGACCGACGGACTGTACGGGCTCGGCTGGGGCGCCGTGAAGACGCTGCCCGAACCGGCCGCCAAGGCGCTCTTCCGCACCTTGGCCGACCAGGTCTGGAAGCGCCGTGGGAAGTCCGTGCTGCGGCTGGAGTCGAACCTGGCCCGGGTGGTCCCCGAGGCGGACGCCGCCCGCCTCGCGGAGCTGTCGAAGGCCGGGATGCGCTCGTACATGCGCTACTGGATGGAGTCGTTCCGGCTGCCGACCTGGTCCCCGGAACGGATCAGGGCCTCGATGGAGGTGCTCGACGTCCACCGCCTCACCGAGGGACTGGACACCGGGCGCGGGGTCGTCCTGGCACTGCCGCACCTGGGGAACTGGGACCTGGCGGGCGCCTGGGTCACCACCGGTCTGAAGGTGCCCTTCACCACGGTCGCCGAGCGGCTCGAGCCGGAGTCCCTGTACGACCGGTTCGTGGCCTACCGGCAGGGCCTCGGCATGGAGGTCCTGCCGCACAGCGGCGGTGCCGCGTTCGGGACGCTGGCCCGGCGGCTGCGCTCCGGCGGGCTGGTCTGCCTGGTCGCCGACCGCGATCTGTCGGCCTCCGGCGTCGAGGTGGAGTTCTTCGGCGACACCGCCAGGATGCCGGCCGGACCCGCTCTGCTGGCCCAGCAGACCGGTGCGCTGCTGCTGCCGGTCACGCTCTGGTACGACGGCACGTCCGTGTGCCGGGCCCGGGTCCATCCGGCGGTCCCCGTGCCGGAGTCGGGTACCCGGGCGGAGAAGACGTCCTCCATGACACAGGCACTGGCCGACGTCTTCGCCGCCGGGATCGCCGAACACCCTGAGGACTGGCACATGCTGCAACGGCTCTGGCTCTCCGACCTGGAACCCAGGGGGGAGACGCCGTGA
- a CDS encoding TIGR02611 family protein: protein MNAESDGRKGVAASSAPGSATGGGRTGDGRSGDGPTGHGQAGQGQAGGDGLGSRAPAYIRSSRVLHLSWQAGIFVVGLAVVGAGIVMLPLPGPGWLVIFGGMAIWATEFVWAQLVLRWTRRKVTEATRRALDPKVRRRNIVLTTVGLVIIAVLVGIYVWKFGTTMPWKIDQ from the coding sequence ATGAACGCGGAGAGTGACGGGCGGAAAGGGGTCGCCGCGTCGTCGGCGCCTGGATCCGCGACGGGGGGCGGACGGACCGGGGACGGGCGGTCGGGGGACGGGCCGACCGGACACGGGCAGGCCGGACAGGGGCAGGCCGGGGGCGATGGGCTCGGGTCTCGGGCACCCGCGTACATCCGGTCGTCCAGAGTGCTGCATCTGAGCTGGCAGGCCGGGATCTTCGTGGTCGGCCTCGCGGTCGTGGGCGCGGGCATCGTGATGCTGCCGCTGCCCGGGCCCGGCTGGCTGGTGATCTTCGGAGGCATGGCGATCTGGGCGACCGAGTTCGTCTGGGCGCAGCTCGTGCTGCGCTGGACGAGGCGCAAGGTCACCGAGGCCACCCGGCGGGCGCTCGACCCCAAGGTGCGCCGCCGCAACATCGTCCTCACCACGGTGGGGCTCGTGATCATCGCGGTGCTGGTGGGAATCTACGTCTGGAAGTTCGGCACGACGATGCCGTGGAAGATCGACCAGTGA
- a CDS encoding SCO7613 C-terminal domain-containing membrane protein, which produces MEHVPPPAEELALLDRELVRLDARRLQLLNRRAWLVAVLRTPAAPPPFPPPGVRQPGPRPPAAPFVWGPPPQAAPSPGSSGARGAQNVLLILGGLLLAVAAIAFTLFSWGAMGIAGRSAVLAAVTAGALVAPAPLLRRGLSSTAEALAAVGLVLTVLDAYALHAAVLPDTDGLGYAAVASAVLASVWAAYGLGLGRLRLPLPASVVAGMFPLVLGSWYAGAPAVVFGWALLVTAAVDAAVALRSGRLAVRVAAWCGAAPTGTVALVIGLVTSLSAAGPVDAAGPGALLLAGAVAALSAGWRAPREWAVAGGAVAGAAAVAGAGGVLRTAVPWSWAVVVYLLCGAALSAVVRLRAVPRPVVRGVLGTSAVVTGAAVLVVLPTVYTALLGPASRAAGVWSGAPAGVRDAVGASWWWQEAGSAPVVLLVAAALLGAVYAAGGRAGGPPAGWRTAAGSGALGLGWAAAVVLLVVVDAPYAVAVAVEPLLVAGLLVVAVRRAPDTPAWTALVCALAGAVGAGLLALASEAATYAVSGALTALFAGAAVRSRVAAVQSVTAVASVLCAIAVAGSVGASSGWSAPRTAVVVLVVPAVAVGLATRLRAPAVALSLEGAGAFGALVAVGLSVPDAPYLALVLGSCGVLAAATAVRPERRPGAGYLAAALFVGATWVRLGACGVAAPEAYTLPVSVVACAVGFLRRRTDPEASSWAAYGPGLAMTMLPSLAAAWTDPHWPRPLLLGVAALAVTLVGARRRLQAPLVLGGSVLALDALHELTPQVMQVLDALPRWAFPALAGLLLLAVGATYEQRLRDARRVRKSLGRMR; this is translated from the coding sequence ATGGAACATGTGCCGCCGCCCGCCGAGGAATTGGCGCTCCTCGACCGCGAACTGGTCCGGCTGGACGCCCGCCGGCTCCAGTTGTTGAACCGCCGTGCCTGGCTGGTGGCCGTGTTGCGGACGCCGGCCGCACCGCCGCCGTTCCCGCCGCCCGGCGTCCGGCAGCCCGGGCCGCGGCCTCCGGCGGCCCCGTTCGTCTGGGGCCCGCCGCCTCAGGCCGCCCCCTCCCCCGGTTCCTCCGGTGCGCGTGGGGCGCAGAACGTGCTGCTGATCCTGGGGGGTCTGCTGCTGGCGGTCGCGGCCATCGCGTTCACCCTGTTCAGCTGGGGGGCCATGGGGATCGCGGGCCGTTCGGCGGTGCTGGCGGCGGTGACGGCCGGTGCGCTGGTGGCGCCCGCGCCGCTGCTGCGCCGCGGACTGTCCTCGACGGCGGAGGCACTGGCGGCCGTGGGGCTGGTTCTGACAGTGCTGGACGCCTACGCGCTGCACGCGGCGGTGCTGCCGGACACGGACGGCCTGGGCTACGCGGCGGTCGCGTCGGCGGTGCTCGCCTCGGTGTGGGCGGCGTACGGGCTGGGGCTGGGGCGGCTGCGGCTGCCGTTGCCCGCGTCGGTGGTGGCGGGCATGTTCCCGCTGGTGCTGGGGTCCTGGTACGCCGGGGCGCCCGCGGTCGTCTTCGGATGGGCACTGCTGGTGACGGCCGCGGTGGACGCCGCGGTGGCCCTGCGGTCCGGGCGGCTCGCGGTACGGGTCGCCGCCTGGTGCGGGGCGGCGCCGACCGGGACGGTGGCGCTGGTGATCGGCCTGGTGACGTCGCTGTCGGCGGCCGGACCGGTCGACGCCGCGGGGCCGGGGGCGTTGCTGCTGGCCGGGGCGGTGGCGGCGCTGTCGGCCGGGTGGCGGGCTCCGAGGGAGTGGGCGGTGGCCGGGGGCGCGGTGGCGGGTGCCGCGGCGGTGGCCGGGGCGGGCGGTGTCCTGCGGACGGCCGTGCCGTGGAGCTGGGCGGTCGTGGTGTATCTGCTGTGTGGTGCGGCGCTGTCGGCGGTGGTGCGGCTCCGGGCGGTGCCGCGGCCGGTGGTCCGGGGTGTGCTGGGGACGTCGGCCGTGGTCACCGGGGCCGCGGTGCTGGTGGTGCTGCCCACGGTGTACACGGCGCTGCTGGGTCCGGCGTCGCGGGCGGCGGGGGTGTGGTCCGGGGCACCGGCGGGGGTACGGGACGCGGTGGGCGCGTCGTGGTGGTGGCAGGAGGCGGGGTCCGCGCCGGTGGTGCTGCTGGTGGCTGCGGCGCTGCTGGGCGCGGTGTACGCGGCCGGTGGCCGGGCGGGCGGGCCGCCCGCCGGATGGCGGACGGCCGCGGGTTCCGGAGCGCTGGGGCTGGGCTGGGCGGCGGCCGTGGTGCTGCTGGTGGTGGTGGACGCGCCGTACGCGGTGGCGGTGGCGGTGGAACCGCTGCTGGTGGCGGGGCTGCTGGTGGTGGCGGTACGCCGGGCGCCGGACACCCCGGCGTGGACCGCTCTGGTGTGCGCGCTGGCCGGGGCGGTGGGCGCGGGGCTGCTCGCGCTGGCCTCGGAGGCCGCCACGTACGCGGTGTCCGGCGCGCTGACGGCGCTGTTCGCGGGCGCGGCGGTCCGGTCGCGGGTGGCCGCCGTGCAGTCGGTCACGGCCGTCGCCTCGGTGCTGTGCGCCATCGCGGTGGCCGGGTCGGTGGGCGCCTCGTCGGGCTGGAGCGCGCCCCGGACCGCGGTGGTGGTCCTGGTCGTGCCCGCGGTGGCGGTGGGCCTCGCGACGCGGCTGCGGGCCCCGGCGGTGGCGCTGTCGCTGGAGGGCGCGGGGGCGTTCGGCGCGCTGGTGGCGGTGGGGCTGTCGGTGCCGGACGCGCCGTACCTCGCCCTGGTGCTGGGGTCCTGCGGGGTACTGGCCGCGGCGACCGCGGTCCGCCCGGAGCGCAGGCCCGGTGCGGGGTATCTGGCGGCGGCCCTGTTCGTGGGGGCGACGTGGGTGCGGCTGGGGGCCTGCGGGGTGGCGGCCCCGGAGGCGTACACCCTGCCGGTCTCGGTGGTCGCCTGCGCCGTCGGGTTCCTGCGCCGGCGCACGGACCCGGAGGCGTCGTCCTGGGCGGCCTACGGCCCGGGGCTGGCCATGACGATGCTGCCGAGCCTGGCGGCGGCCTGGACCGACCCGCACTGGCCCCGCCCGCTGCTGCTGGGGGTGGCGGCCCTGGCGGTGACGCTGGTGGGGGCCCGGCGCCGGCTTCAGGCCCCGCTGGTGCTGGGCGGTTCCGTGCTGGCCCTGGACGCGCTGCACGAGCTGACCCCGCAGGTGATGCAGGTGCTGGACGCGCTGCCCCGCTGGGCGTTCCCGGCGCTCGCCGGTCTGCTGCTGCTCGCGGTCGGCGCGACGTACGAACAGCGGCTGCGCGACGCGCGCCGGGTACGGAAGAGCCTCGGCCGGATGCGCTAG
- a CDS encoding HIT family protein, giving the protein MLAAMTTEPEQQIGVGTPDAFQRLWTPHRMAYIQGENKPSGTEAGDGCPFCEIPSKSDGDGLVVARGEKVYAVLNLYPYNGGHLMVVPYRHVADYTDLDGPETVELADFTKRAMVALRAASGAHGFNIGMNQGASAGAGIAAHLHQHVVPRWGGDTNFMPVVGHTKVLPQLLGDTRSMLAAVWPAEPLPA; this is encoded by the coding sequence ATGCTGGCCGCCATGACGACTGAGCCGGAACAGCAGATCGGAGTGGGGACGCCCGACGCGTTCCAGCGCCTGTGGACGCCCCACCGGATGGCCTACATCCAGGGTGAGAACAAGCCGAGCGGCACGGAGGCCGGGGACGGCTGTCCGTTCTGTGAGATCCCGTCGAAGTCGGACGGGGACGGGCTCGTCGTCGCGCGCGGCGAGAAGGTGTACGCCGTGCTGAACCTGTACCCGTACAACGGCGGGCATCTGATGGTGGTGCCCTACCGGCACGTCGCCGACTACACGGACCTGGACGGTCCGGAGACCGTGGAGCTGGCCGACTTCACCAAGCGCGCGATGGTCGCGCTGCGGGCGGCGTCCGGGGCGCACGGGTTCAACATCGGGATGAACCAGGGGGCGTCCGCGGGCGCGGGCATCGCCGCCCACCTGCACCAGCACGTGGTGCCGCGCTGGGGCGGGGACACCAACTTCATGCCGGTGGTCGGGCACACGAAGGTGCTGCCGCAGCTGTTGGGGGACACCCGGTCGATGCTGGCGGCGGTGTGGCCGGCGGAGCCGCTGCCCGCCTGA
- a CDS encoding glycosyltransferase family 4 protein: MKIGIVCPYSWDVPGGVQFHIRDLAEHLVRLGHDVSVLAPADDETPLPPYVVSAGRAVPVPYNGSVARLNFGFLSAARVRRWLHDGTFDVIHIHEPTSPSLGLLTCWAARGPIVATFHTSNPRSRAMIAAYPILQPALEKISARIAVSEYARRTLVEHLGGDAVVIPNGVDVDFFARAEPRPEWQGGTLGFIGRIDEPRKGLPVLMKALPAVLAAHPESRLLVAGRGDEEEAVASLPEEMRARVEFLGMVSDEDKARLLRSVDVYVAPNTGGESFGIILVEALSAGAPVLASDLDAFAQVLDHGAAGDLFANEDADALAAAAIRLLGDPERREGLSGRGRAHVRRFDWATVGADVLAVYETVTDGAAAVDTDERPGLRARLGLAARD, encoded by the coding sequence GTGAAGATCGGCATCGTCTGCCCGTACTCCTGGGACGTACCGGGCGGGGTGCAGTTCCACATCCGCGACCTGGCCGAACACCTCGTCCGCCTCGGCCACGACGTCTCGGTGCTGGCACCCGCCGACGACGAGACGCCGCTGCCCCCGTACGTGGTCTCCGCCGGCCGGGCCGTGCCCGTCCCGTACAACGGCTCCGTCGCCCGGCTGAACTTCGGGTTCCTGTCCGCCGCGCGGGTGCGGCGCTGGCTGCACGACGGCACCTTCGACGTCATCCACATCCACGAGCCGACCTCGCCGTCGCTCGGCCTGCTGACCTGCTGGGCGGCGCGGGGGCCGATCGTCGCCACGTTTCACACCTCGAACCCGCGTTCCCGGGCGATGATCGCCGCGTACCCGATCCTCCAGCCCGCCCTGGAGAAGATCAGCGCACGGATCGCCGTCAGCGAGTACGCGCGGCGCACCCTGGTCGAACACCTCGGCGGCGACGCGGTGGTCATCCCCAACGGGGTGGACGTCGACTTCTTCGCCCGGGCCGAGCCGAGACCCGAGTGGCAGGGCGGCACGCTCGGCTTCATCGGGCGCATCGACGAACCCCGCAAGGGGCTGCCCGTCCTGATGAAGGCGCTCCCCGCCGTCCTCGCCGCGCACCCGGAGAGCCGGCTGCTGGTCGCGGGCCGCGGCGACGAGGAGGAGGCGGTCGCCTCGCTGCCGGAGGAGATGCGCGCACGCGTCGAGTTCCTCGGCATGGTGAGCGACGAGGACAAGGCGCGGCTGCTGCGCAGCGTCGACGTGTACGTCGCGCCGAACACCGGCGGCGAGAGCTTCGGGATCATCCTCGTCGAGGCGCTGTCGGCGGGCGCACCGGTCCTCGCCAGCGACCTGGACGCGTTCGCGCAGGTGCTGGACCACGGCGCGGCCGGAGACCTCTTCGCCAACGAGGACGCCGACGCGCTGGCCGCCGCGGCGATCCGGCTCCTGGGCGACCCGGAGCGGCGGGAGGGACTGAGCGGACGCGGCAGGGCGCACGTACGCCGGTTCGACTGGGCCACGGTCGGGGCGGACGTCCTCGCGGTCTACGAGACGGTGACGGACGGGGCGGCGGCGGTGGACACCGACGAACGGCCGGGCCTGCGCGCCCGGCTGGGGCTGGCCGCCCGCGACTGA
- a CDS encoding exonuclease domain-containing protein, translating to MVHWFDGPLAAFDTETTGVDVEEDRIVSAALVLQDTTGGRFRVSRWLVSPGIPVPPGATEVHGLTDDHLQRKGRWPAPVMEELAHALAEQCATRRPIVVMDAPFDLTLLDRELRRHRASSLAGYLGDQTLCVLDPRVLDRHLDHDREGRRTLGDLCELYGVELDGARDAAADAAASLELVRAMGRRYSAGLEGLTPPELHSLQAQWHAAQVRGPQARFEKSGTAKAVDPAWPLRPELPAAA from the coding sequence ATGGTGCACTGGTTCGACGGCCCACTGGCCGCATTCGACACCGAGACGACGGGCGTGGACGTCGAGGAGGACCGGATCGTTTCGGCCGCCCTCGTCCTCCAGGACACGACGGGAGGACGGTTCCGGGTCAGCCGCTGGCTGGTCAGTCCGGGGATCCCGGTGCCCCCCGGGGCGACGGAGGTCCACGGGCTGACCGACGACCACCTCCAGCGCAAGGGCCGGTGGCCCGCACCGGTGATGGAGGAGCTGGCCCACGCGCTGGCCGAGCAGTGCGCGACGCGGCGGCCGATCGTCGTGATGGACGCGCCGTTCGACCTGACCCTGCTGGACCGGGAGCTCAGGCGCCACCGGGCGTCCTCACTGGCCGGGTACCTGGGCGACCAGACGCTGTGCGTGCTGGACCCGCGGGTGCTCGACAGGCATCTGGACCACGACCGCGAGGGCCGCCGCACCCTCGGTGACCTCTGCGAGCTGTACGGGGTGGAACTGGACGGGGCGCGCGACGCCGCGGCCGACGCGGCCGCCTCGCTGGAGCTGGTGCGCGCGATGGGCCGGCGGTATTCGGCCGGACTGGAGGGGCTGACCCCGCCGGAGCTGCACTCCCTGCAGGCGCAGTGGCACGCGGCACAGGTCCGGGGGCCGCAGGCGCGGTTCGAGAAGAGCGGCACCGCGAAGGCGGTGGATCCGGCCTGGCCGCTGCGTCCGGAACTGCCGGCGGCGGCCTGA
- a CDS encoding CGNR zinc finger domain-containing protein, with product MLIPHDTRIALDTVVDLVNTAPETEPGDGLPDIAALHGFADRHHISGIAVLTEKDLQAVRDVRARFAEIFAAPDARTAAGLVNRLVAAAGTTPQLTDHDGYDWHVHYFAPDASVADHLAADCGMALAFFVVAGEQERLRRCEAPDCRYAFVDLSRNRSRRYCSSRTCGNRLHVAAYRARRRKATR from the coding sequence GTGCTGATCCCACACGACACCCGGATCGCCCTCGACACGGTGGTGGATCTGGTGAACACCGCGCCGGAGACCGAGCCCGGCGACGGGCTCCCGGACATCGCGGCGCTCCACGGCTTCGCCGACCGGCACCACATCAGCGGGATTGCCGTCCTCACCGAGAAGGACCTCCAGGCCGTACGTGACGTGCGCGCCCGGTTCGCGGAGATCTTCGCCGCCCCCGACGCCCGGACCGCCGCCGGGCTGGTCAACCGGCTCGTCGCCGCCGCCGGCACCACGCCCCAGCTCACCGACCACGACGGCTACGACTGGCACGTGCACTACTTCGCGCCGGACGCGTCGGTGGCGGACCACCTCGCGGCGGACTGCGGCATGGCGCTCGCCTTCTTCGTCGTGGCCGGTGAACAGGAGAGACTGCGGCGGTGCGAGGCGCCGGACTGCCGGTACGCCTTCGTCGACCTGTCGCGGAACCGTTCGCGCCGTTACTGTTCCAGCCGCACCTGCGGAAACCGGCTCCATGTCGCCGCGTACCGGGCCCGGCGCCGGAAGGCGACGCGCTGA